A genome region from Streptomyces sp. S4.7 includes the following:
- a CDS encoding non-ribosomal peptide synthetase, translated as MTKPARNIEDVLPLSPLQEGMLFHSVYDDAGPDVYTAQLRFDLEGDVDRDRLHAAAAALLRRHANLRAAFVQRKSGEWSQVIAATVRVPWRDEDVSGADDTAEAAAELAEAARWERFDLRRPPLLRFLLIRLGGGRYRLVLTNHHILWDGWSLPILLRELLVLYRQNGSDRGLPRVRPFKEFLRWLSARDREESTRLWREAMAGFEEPTLLAPDRDRATHVPEQLSTAVDAATTRALAQCARDWGVTLNTVTQAAWALVLSSMIGRTDVAFGSTVSGRPADLPGVETMIGLFINTVPTRVVLDQRETLRELVTRVQDEQSRLVEHQHIGLADVQRWSGHGDLFDTALVFENYPVDSSGVAEDAADEGFRVVDADASDATHYPMSLIVAPRDELGLRLGYQPDVVSAADARATLDRLVRVLRQISATPDRPVSAVELLSAEEFERVVRVWNETDVVVPSGSLVEWFEARVGERAGALAVVCGGERVAYGELNGRVNRLARLLVGRGVGVGSVVGVVLPRSVDLVATLLAVWKVGGVYVPLDPEFPEERLAYVVGDADPLVTVTVEALVPRLPGHACCVVLDDVGVVGELAGCGSSDVGVSVSSEAAAYVLYTSGSTGRPKGVVVSRGAFENFVVGMDAVVGVGVGDVLLAVTTVGFDIAGLELLVPLVRGGVVVVAGDGVGRDVELVRGLLEREGVSVVQATPSWWRGVLDGVGQSGVLSGVRALVGGEALPAEVASGLVGVCASAVNVYGPTETTVWSTSFGLSDAVVGGGVLPIGGPVANTRVYVLDAGLRPVLPGVVGDLYVAGRGVALGYWGRAGLTGECFVADPFGPSGARMYRTGDVVRWKGDGDLVFVGRADDQVKLRGFRIELGEVEAVAVELPSVAQAVAMVREDRPGDRRLVLYVKSADDRSPAEVRRHLQSKLPEYMVPSVVVELDSVPLTPNGKVDRKALPVPDWEGVSGGSRVAGDPREELMCGLFAEVLGLESVGVDDGFFVLGGHSLLATRLVARVRSVLGVEVAVRDVFENATPSALVRVLEERAGRVRPGVCAVSRPAQVPVSFAQQRLWFLHQLEGPSPTYNIPLALRLSGPLDVAALRAALGDVVTRHESLRTVFADSERGGVQVVLDAAVPELALREVDSGELDAAVVDAARYAFDLATEVPLRAELLRVATGEHVLVVVVHHIAADGGSLGPLARDLTRAYAARAAGREPVWAELPVRYADYALWQREVLGSEDDAGSLVAEQLAYWRDQLDGLPEELSLPVDRPRPAVASHRGARVTFEVPGELHTRLRELARSQGCSMFMVVQAAVASLLSRFGAGEDVPIGSPVAGRTDESLADLVGLFVNTLVLRTDLSGNPTFVELLGRVRETDLAAYQHQDVPFERLVEALNPARSLARHPLFQTMLTYNTKDEPVDAAVPGLHVGGMEFETTTARVDLAFSFMDLATEGPERALRGSVEYATDLFDAQTVDHLLSGLMRLLEQATAKPAARLLSLDVVPAEEFERVVRVWNETDVVVPSGSLVEWFEARVGERAGALAVVCGGERVAYGELNGRVNRLARLLVGRGVGVGSVVGVVLPRSVDLVATLLAVWKVGGVYVPLDPEFPEERLAYVVGDADPLVTVTVEALVPRLPGHACCVVLDDVGVVGELAGCGSSDVGVSVSSEAAAYVLYTSGSTGRPKGVVVSRGAFENFVVGMDAVVGVGVGDVLLAVTTVGFDIAGLELLVPLVRGGVVVVAGDGVGRDVELVRGLLEREGVSVVQATPSWWRGVLDGVGQSGVLSGVRALVGGEALPAEVASGLVGVCASAVNVYGPTETTVWSTSFGLSDAVVGGGVLPIGGPVANTRVYVLDAGLRPVLPGVVGDLYVAGRGVALGYWGRAGLTGECFVADPFGPSGARMYRTGDVVRWKGDGDLVFVGRADDQVKLRGFRIELGEVEAVAVELPSVAQAVAMVREDRPGDRRLVLYVKSADDRSPAEVRRHLQSKLPEYMVPSVVVELDSVPLTPNGKVDRKALPVPDWEGVSGGSRVAGDPREELMCGLFAEVLGLESVGVDDGFFVLGGHSLLATRLVARVRSVLGVEVAVRDVFENATPSALVRVLEERAGRVRPGVCAVSRPAQVPVSFAQQRLWFLHQLEGPSPTYNIPLALRLSGPLDVAALRAALGDVVTRHESLRTVFAEGEAGASQVVRSSVAPELAVQDVDDASLDAEVLKAARYAFDLAAEIPLRAELLRVAAEEHVLVVVVHHIAADGGSLGPLARDLTRAYGARVDGRAPEWAELPVQYADYALWQRGVLGSEDDPESLVAAQLAYWRRQLSELPEGLSLPADRPRRTAASHRGARVTFEIPEKLHARLRELARSQGCSMFMVVQAAVASLLSRFGAGEDVPIGSPVAGRTDESLADLVGLFVNTLVLRTDLSGNPTFVELLGRVRETDLAAYQHQDVPFERLVEALNPARSLARHPLIQILITYNTHAQTQQLSDEAAGSTTVSAYPFATDTARMDLAFTFTERPGGDGITGLLNYATDLFEEETAARLVSALHLLLGAVVTDPHLPVSRVPVLPQDEVKQIVQGWNETGGTAATRLTVVERFERQVAATPDAVAVASGADGISYAELNARANRIARVLAERGVGTETFVGILLPRGTDLVAALLAVWKAGGAYVPVDPDYPAERVDYILGDAAPALTVTTSILAAHAPGVVMELDSPESVRALDAADPADRSVAAPQSAAAYAIYTSGSTGRPKGVVVSRQGVAAHLAFSTGAYPDMAGVSLVGSSVAFDLTVTGLYTPLLVGGCVWLGEWDSDEPVPPAVTAAGGTSVAKVTPSHLSVLPLMPRQMVPTGTLVVGGEALSGAVLDSWRADHPQVTVVNSYGPTETAVNCCQYVLRPGEQAPAGDVPIGRPLPHARAYVLDGSLSPVPPGVAGDLYIAGAGVARGYRGRATATAERFVPDPFGEPGTRMYRTGDMARWTRGGELVFVGRADDQVKVRGFRIELGEIETALAAHPAVTRAVAVVREDLPGTRRLLAYAVTDEDTGELRGHLRRSLPAYMVPASVIALTELPLTPNGKVDRAALPAPVDATALSRAPRGEREELLCGLFAEILGLAEAGVGVDDGFFELGGDSILSIQLVSRARRSGVGLSVRDVFEHQSPAALAEVADWSGQGAAADVVDEPVGTFPPLPIVARMVERGGDWRGYNQSRVVRTPAGLTEPALLRGVQTLLDHHDVLRSRLTAPSADGPGAQRALESEVLPVGAVRAGDCVVRVDASGGAGEEEWSALVRTEAARAREALDPAAGAMVRLVWLDAGQLRSGALVFVAHHLVVDGVSWRVLLPDLAKAAGPGDTALAPVGTSVRRWSTELAAQAASPERLAELPRWESVRDTAPLVGNGALDPVRDTHGTAGHRTTELRPELTRTVLTRTAGLFNAGVDDVLLTGFALALSRWAGREEHSWVLDLESHGRDENLLTGAELSRTVGWFTTQYPVRLEAGPVAWSDVTAGREAVGEAIKRVKEQLRGTPGRGTGYGLLRHLAPGTARILAAHPQPRIGFNYLGRFTTSATDEAGGDWTVLAGGVAGQPATAPLAHVLDVNAAAQQDPDGGLVLRVNWTWASRLLPETEVEALAGLWTQALAGIAAYTEDPGAGGLTPADAALTSLSQEELDLLEDDWEI; from the coding sequence ATGACCAAGCCGGCCCGGAACATCGAGGACGTCCTGCCGCTGTCCCCGCTCCAGGAGGGCATGCTCTTCCACAGCGTCTACGACGACGCGGGCCCGGACGTCTACACGGCGCAGCTGCGCTTCGACCTCGAGGGTGACGTCGACCGCGACCGCCTGCACGCGGCCGCCGCGGCGCTGCTGCGCCGCCACGCGAACCTGCGCGCCGCCTTCGTCCAGCGCAAGTCCGGCGAATGGTCGCAGGTGATCGCCGCCACCGTACGGGTGCCGTGGCGCGACGAGGACGTCAGCGGCGCCGACGACACCGCGGAAGCCGCCGCCGAACTGGCCGAGGCCGCCCGCTGGGAGCGCTTCGACCTGCGCAGACCGCCGCTGCTGCGCTTCCTGCTCATCCGCCTGGGTGGCGGCCGCTACCGGCTTGTCCTGACCAACCACCACATCCTGTGGGACGGCTGGTCCCTGCCCATCCTGCTGCGCGAACTCCTCGTCCTCTACCGACAGAACGGCAGCGACCGCGGCCTGCCCCGCGTGCGCCCGTTCAAGGAGTTCCTGCGCTGGCTCTCCGCACGCGACCGCGAGGAGTCCACACGGCTGTGGCGCGAGGCGATGGCGGGCTTCGAGGAGCCCACCCTGCTCGCGCCCGACCGCGACCGCGCGACGCACGTCCCCGAGCAGCTCTCGACGGCCGTCGACGCCGCGACCACCCGCGCACTCGCCCAGTGCGCCCGCGACTGGGGCGTCACCCTCAACACGGTGACCCAGGCCGCCTGGGCGCTCGTCCTGTCGAGCATGATCGGCCGCACCGACGTGGCCTTCGGCAGCACCGTCTCGGGTCGGCCCGCGGACCTGCCCGGCGTCGAGACCATGATCGGTCTGTTCATCAACACGGTGCCCACGCGCGTCGTGCTCGACCAGCGTGAAACCCTGCGCGAGTTGGTGACCCGAGTCCAGGATGAGCAGTCCCGCCTCGTCGAGCACCAGCACATCGGACTCGCGGACGTTCAGCGCTGGTCCGGTCACGGAGACCTCTTCGACACGGCACTGGTGTTCGAGAACTACCCGGTCGACAGCAGCGGTGTCGCCGAGGACGCGGCCGACGAGGGCTTCCGCGTCGTCGACGCCGACGCCTCGGACGCCACGCACTACCCGATGAGTCTCATCGTCGCCCCCCGCGACGAACTGGGCCTCCGGCTCGGCTACCAGCCCGACGTCGTCTCGGCTGCCGACGCGCGCGCGACACTGGACCGCCTCGTGCGGGTGCTCCGGCAGATCAGCGCGACCCCCGACCGCCCCGTCTCGGCCGTGGAACTGCTGTCGGCCGAGGAGTTCGAGCGGGTGGTGCGGGTGTGGAATGAGACGGATGTGGTTGTTCCGTCGGGTTCGTTGGTGGAGTGGTTCGAGGCTCGGGTGGGTGAGCGGGCGGGTGCGCTCGCGGTGGTGTGTGGTGGGGAGCGGGTTGCGTACGGGGAGTTGAACGGGCGGGTCAATCGCCTTGCGCGGTTGCTGGTGGGCCGTGGTGTGGGTGTGGGTTCTGTGGTGGGGGTGGTGTTGCCGCGTTCGGTGGATCTGGTGGCGACGTTGTTGGCGGTGTGGAAGGTCGGGGGTGTGTATGTGCCGTTGGATCCGGAGTTTCCGGAGGAGCGGTTGGCGTATGTGGTGGGGGACGCCGACCCGTTGGTGACGGTCACGGTGGAGGCTCTGGTGCCGCGTCTGCCGGGGCATGCGTGTTGTGTGGTGCTGGATGATGTTGGTGTGGTGGGGGAGTTGGCGGGTTGCGGGTCGTCGGATGTGGGGGTTTCGGTTTCGTCTGAGGCTGCGGCGTATGTGTTGTATACGTCGGGGTCGACGGGGCGTCCGAAGGGTGTGGTGGTGTCTCGGGGTGCTTTTGAGAATTTTGTGGTGGGGATGGATGCGGTGGTTGGGGTTGGTGTGGGGGATGTGCTGTTGGCGGTGACGACGGTGGGGTTCGATATTGCGGGGTTGGAGTTGTTGGTGCCGTTGGTGCGTGGTGGTGTGGTTGTGGTGGCGGGTGATGGTGTTGGTCGTGATGTGGAGTTGGTGCGTGGCCTGTTGGAGCGGGAGGGTGTGTCGGTGGTGCAGGCGACGCCGTCGTGGTGGCGTGGTGTGTTGGACGGTGTGGGGCAGTCGGGTGTGTTGTCGGGTGTGCGGGCGTTGGTGGGTGGTGAGGCGTTGCCGGCGGAGGTGGCGTCGGGTCTGGTGGGGGTGTGTGCTTCGGCGGTGAATGTGTATGGGCCGACGGAGACGACGGTGTGGTCGACGTCGTTCGGTCTGTCGGATGCGGTGGTTGGTGGTGGTGTGCTGCCGATTGGTGGGCCGGTTGCCAATACGCGGGTGTATGTGCTGGATGCGGGGTTGCGTCCGGTTCTTCCGGGTGTGGTGGGTGATTTGTATGTCGCCGGTCGGGGTGTGGCTCTGGGGTATTGGGGTCGTGCGGGTTTGACGGGTGAGTGTTTCGTCGCGGACCCGTTCGGCCCCTCGGGGGCCCGTATGTACCGCACGGGTGACGTCGTTCGTTGGAAGGGGGACGGCGATCTGGTGTTCGTCGGTCGGGCGGATGATCAGGTCAAGTTGCGTGGTTTCCGTATTGAGTTGGGTGAGGTCGAGGCCGTTGCGGTGGAGCTTCCGTCCGTTGCGCAGGCTGTCGCGATGGTGCGGGAGGACCGCCCGGGGGATCGGCGCCTGGTCCTCTATGTGAAGTCTGCGGACGACCGGAGTCCGGCCGAGGTACGTCGTCATCTCCAGTCGAAACTGCCGGAGTACATGGTGCCGTCGGTGGTGGTGGAGCTGGATTCGGTGCCGTTGACGCCGAACGGGAAGGTGGATCGCAAGGCGCTTCCGGTTCCGGACTGGGAGGGTGTGTCCGGCGGTTCGCGGGTTGCGGGTGATCCGCGTGAGGAGTTGATGTGCGGTCTCTTCGCCGAGGTGCTCGGTCTTGAGTCCGTGGGTGTGGACGACGGGTTCTTCGTCCTGGGTGGGCATTCGCTGTTGGCGACGCGTCTGGTGGCGCGGGTGCGGTCCGTCCTCGGGGTCGAGGTCGCGGTGCGGGATGTGTTCGAGAACGCGACCCCCTCGGCGCTCGTGCGGGTGCTGGAGGAGCGGGCGGGTCGCGTGCGGCCTGGAGTGTGCGCGGTGAGCCGCCCGGCACAGGTCCCGGTGTCGTTCGCGCAGCAGCGCCTGTGGTTCCTGCACCAGTTGGAGGGGCCCAGCCCCACGTACAACATTCCGCTGGCGCTGCGTCTGTCCGGCCCCCTGGACGTCGCTGCTCTGCGGGCGGCGCTGGGCGACGTCGTCACGCGGCACGAAAGCCTGCGCACCGTGTTCGCGGATTCGGAGCGCGGGGGTGTCCAGGTCGTACTCGACGCCGCAGTACCGGAGTTGGCGCTGCGGGAAGTGGACAGCGGGGAGCTGGACGCCGCGGTGGTCGATGCGGCGCGGTACGCCTTCGACCTCGCCACGGAGGTGCCGTTGCGGGCAGAGCTGCTGCGTGTCGCCACGGGCGAGCATGTGTTGGTGGTGGTGGTGCATCACATCGCGGCCGACGGAGGGTCGCTGGGTCCGCTGGCGCGTGATCTGACGCGTGCGTACGCGGCACGTGCGGCGGGTCGGGAGCCGGTGTGGGCCGAGTTGCCGGTGCGGTACGCGGACTACGCGTTGTGGCAGCGTGAGGTGCTTGGTTCCGAGGACGATGCGGGGAGTCTGGTCGCCGAGCAGCTGGCTTACTGGCGAGATCAGTTGGACGGCCTCCCGGAGGAGCTGAGCCTCCCCGTCGACCGTCCCCGCCCGGCGGTCGCCTCACACCGTGGTGCACGGGTGACGTTCGAGGTGCCCGGCGAACTGCACACGCGCTTGCGTGAGTTGGCGCGGTCGCAGGGGTGCAGCATGTTCATGGTGGTGCAGGCGGCGGTGGCGTCGCTGCTGTCGCGTTTCGGTGCGGGCGAGGATGTGCCGATCGGTTCGCCGGTCGCGGGCCGTACGGACGAGAGTCTGGCCGATCTGGTGGGTCTGTTCGTCAACACGCTGGTGCTGCGCACCGACCTGTCGGGGAATCCGACGTTCGTGGAGTTGCTGGGTCGGGTGCGGGAGACGGATCTTGCGGCGTACCAGCATCAGGACGTCCCGTTCGAGCGCCTGGTCGAGGCGCTGAACCCGGCCCGCTCCCTCGCCCGGCACCCCCTCTTCCAGACGATGCTGACCTACAACACCAAGGACGAGCCGGTCGACGCCGCCGTCCCCGGTCTGCACGTTGGCGGGATGGAGTTCGAGACGACCACGGCCCGGGTCGATCTCGCCTTCTCCTTCATGGATCTCGCTACCGAGGGTCCGGAACGCGCGCTTCGGGGAAGCGTGGAGTACGCCACCGATCTGTTCGACGCGCAGACCGTCGACCACCTCCTTTCCGGCCTGATGCGGCTTCTCGAGCAGGCGACGGCCAAGCCGGCCGCACGGCTCCTCTCGCTCGACGTCGTACCGGCCGAGGAGTTCGAGCGGGTGGTGCGGGTGTGGAATGAGACGGATGTGGTTGTTCCGTCGGGTTCGTTGGTGGAGTGGTTCGAGGCTCGGGTGGGTGAGCGGGCGGGTGCGCTCGCGGTGGTGTGTGGTGGGGAGCGGGTTGCGTACGGGGAGTTGAACGGGCGGGTCAATCGCCTTGCGCGGTTGCTGGTGGGCCGTGGTGTGGGTGTGGGTTCTGTGGTGGGGGTGGTGTTGCCGCGTTCGGTGGATCTGGTGGCGACGTTGTTGGCGGTGTGGAAGGTCGGGGGTGTGTATGTGCCGTTGGATCCGGAGTTTCCGGAGGAGCGGTTGGCGTATGTGGTGGGGGACGCCGACCCGTTGGTGACGGTCACGGTGGAGGCTCTGGTGCCGCGTCTGCCGGGGCATGCGTGTTGTGTGGTGCTGGATGATGTTGGTGTGGTGGGGGAGTTGGCGGGTTGCGGGTCGTCGGATGTGGGGGTTTCGGTTTCGTCTGAGGCTGCGGCGTATGTGTTGTATACGTCGGGGTCGACGGGGCGTCCGAAGGGTGTGGTGGTGTCTCGGGGTGCTTTTGAGAATTTTGTGGTGGGGATGGATGCGGTGGTTGGGGTTGGTGTGGGGGATGTGCTGTTGGCGGTGACGACGGTGGGGTTCGATATTGCGGGGTTGGAGTTGTTGGTGCCGTTGGTGCGTGGTGGTGTGGTTGTGGTGGCGGGTGATGGTGTTGGTCGTGATGTGGAGTTGGTGCGTGGCCTGTTGGAGCGGGAGGGTGTGTCGGTGGTGCAGGCGACGCCGTCGTGGTGGCGTGGTGTGTTGGACGGTGTGGGGCAGTCGGGTGTGTTGTCGGGTGTGCGGGCGTTGGTGGGTGGTGAGGCGTTGCCGGCGGAGGTGGCGTCGGGTCTGGTGGGGGTGTGTGCTTCGGCGGTGAATGTGTATGGGCCGACGGAGACGACGGTGTGGTCGACGTCGTTCGGTCTGTCGGATGCGGTGGTTGGTGGTGGTGTGCTGCCGATTGGTGGGCCGGTTGCCAATACGCGGGTGTATGTGCTGGATGCGGGGTTGCGTCCGGTTCTTCCGGGTGTGGTGGGTGATTTGTATGTCGCCGGTCGGGGTGTGGCTCTGGGGTATTGGGGTCGTGCGGGATTGACGGGTGAGTGTTTCGTCGCGGACCCGTTCGGCCCCTCGGGGGCCCGTATGTACCGCACGGGTGACGTCGTTCGTTGGAAGGGGGACGGCGATCTGGTGTTCGTCGGTCGGGCGGATGATCAGGTCAAGTTGCGTGGTTTCCGTATTGAGTTGGGTGAGGTCGAGGCCGTTGCGGTGGAGCTTCCGTCCGTTGCGCAGGCTGTCGCGATGGTGCGGGAGGACCGCCCGGGGGATCGGCGCCTGGTCCTCTATGTGAAGTCTGCGGACGACCGGAGTCCGGCCGAGGTACGTCGTCATCTCCAGTCGAAACTGCCGGAGTACATGGTGCCGTCGGTGGTGGTGGAGCTGGATTCGGTGCCGTTGACGCCGAACGGGAAGGTGGATCGCAAGGCGCTTCCGGTTCCGGACTGGGAGGGTGTGTCCGGCGGTTCGCGGGTTGCGGGTGATCCGCGTGAGGAGTTGATGTGCGGTCTCTTCGCCGAGGTGCTCGGTCTTGAGTCCGTGGGTGTGGACGACGGGTTCTTCGTCCTGGGTGGGCATTCGCTGTTGGCGACGCGTCTGGTGGCGCGGGTGCGGTCCGTCCTCGGGGTCGAGGTCGCGGTGCGGGATGTGTTCGAGAACGCGACCCCCTCGGCGCTCGTGCGGGTGCTGGAGGAGCGGGCGGGTCGCGTGCGGCCTGGAGTGTGCGCGGTGAGCCGCCCGGCACAGGTCCCGGTGTCGTTCGCGCAGCAGCGCCTGTGGTTCCTGCACCAGTTGGAGGGGCCCAGCCCCACGTACAACATTCCGCTGGCGCTGCGTCTGTCCGGCCCCCTGGACGTCGCTGCTCTGCGGGCGGCGCTGGGCGACGTCGTCACGCGGCACGAAAGCCTGCGCACCGTGTTCGCCGAGGGCGAGGCGGGAGCGTCTCAGGTCGTACGGAGCTCCGTCGCACCGGAGTTGGCCGTACAGGACGTCGATGACGCGTCCTTGGATGCCGAGGTCCTGAAGGCCGCGCGGTACGCCTTCGACCTAGCCGCCGAGATCCCCCTCCGTGCCGAACTGCTGCGCGTGGCCGCCGAGGAGCACGTCCTTGTCGTCGTGGTGCACCACATCGCGGCCGACGGCGGCTCCCTGGGCCCGCTGGCCCGGGACCTGACGCGCGCCTACGGGGCACGCGTCGACGGACGGGCCCCGGAGTGGGCCGAACTTCCCGTGCAGTATGCGGACTACGCGCTCTGGCAGCGCGGCGTACTGGGTTCGGAGGATGACCCGGAGAGTCTGGTCGCCGCACAACTCGCCTACTGGCGTCGTCAGCTGAGCGAGCTTCCGGAGGGGCTGAGCCTCCCGGCCGACCGCCCCCGTCGCACCGCCGCCTCGCACCGGGGCGCCCGGGTGACGTTCGAGATCCCCGAGAAGCTTCACGCCCGACTGCGTGAGTTGGCGCGGTCGCAGGGGTGCAGCATGTTCATGGTGGTGCAGGCGGCGGTGGCATCGCTGCTGTCGCGTTTCGGTGCGGGCGAGGATGTGCCGATCGGTTCGCCGGTCGCGGGCCGTACGGACGAGAGTCTGGCCGATCTGGTGGGTCTGTTCGTCAACACCCTCGTGCTGCGCACCGACCTGTCGGGGAATCCGACGTTCGTGGAGTTGCTGGGTCGGGTGCGGGAGACGGATCTTGCGGCGTACCAGCATCAGGACGTCCCGTTCGAGCGCCTGGTCGAGGCGCTGAACCCGGCCCGCTCCCTCGCCCGGCACCCCCTCATCCAGATTCTCATCACCTATAACACCCATGCTCAGACACAGCAGTTGTCGGACGAGGCTGCGGGCTCGACGACCGTCTCCGCGTACCCGTTCGCCACCGACACGGCACGCATGGACCTCGCGTTCACGTTCACCGAACGCCCCGGCGGCGACGGCATCACCGGCCTGCTGAACTACGCCACCGACCTGTTCGAGGAGGAGACCGCCGCCCGGCTGGTGTCGGCGCTGCACCTGCTGCTCGGTGCGGTCGTCACCGACCCGCACCTGCCGGTGTCCCGCGTCCCGGTCCTCCCGCAGGACGAGGTCAAGCAGATCGTCCAGGGCTGGAACGAGACCGGCGGTACGGCGGCCACGCGGCTGACCGTCGTCGAGCGGTTCGAGCGGCAGGTGGCCGCCACCCCCGACGCGGTCGCCGTCGCCTCGGGTGCCGACGGGATCAGCTACGCCGAGCTCAACGCGCGGGCCAACCGGATCGCCCGCGTCCTGGCCGAACGCGGTGTCGGCACCGAGACGTTCGTCGGCATCCTGCTGCCGCGCGGCACGGACCTCGTCGCCGCGCTGCTCGCCGTGTGGAAGGCCGGCGGCGCCTACGTACCGGTCGACCCCGACTACCCTGCCGAGCGCGTCGACTACATCCTCGGCGACGCGGCCCCCGCGCTCACCGTCACTACCTCCATCCTCGCCGCCCATGCCCCGGGCGTTGTAATGGAGTTGGACAGCCCGGAGTCGGTCCGCGCCCTCGACGCCGCCGACCCGGCGGACCGCAGCGTCGCGGCTCCGCAGTCCGCCGCGGCGTACGCGATCTACACCTCCGGATCGACCGGCCGCCCCAAGGGCGTCGTGGTGTCGCGACAGGGAGTGGCCGCCCACCTGGCGTTCTCGACCGGGGCGTACCCTGACATGGCGGGCGTGTCGCTGGTCGGCTCGTCGGTGGCGTTCGACCTCACCGTGACGGGCCTGTACACGCCGCTGCTGGTGGGCGGCTGCGTCTGGCTGGGTGAGTGGGACTCCGACGAGCCGGTGCCGCCCGCCGTCACCGCCGCGGGCGGGACGAGCGTTGCGAAGGTGACCCCGAGCCACCTGTCCGTACTGCCGCTGATGCCGCGGCAGATGGTGCCCACCGGCACCCTCGTCGTCGGCGGCGAGGCGCTGAGCGGTGCCGTCCTCGACAGCTGGCGGGCCGACCATCCACAGGTCACCGTCGTCAACTCGTACGGTCCGACCGAGACCGCGGTCAACTGCTGCCAGTACGTGCTGCGTCCGGGCGAACAGGCGCCCGCCGGGGACGTGCCGATCGGCCGTCCGCTCCCGCACGCGCGGGCGTACGTGCTCGACGGCTCGCTGAGCCCGGTGCCGCCCGGAGTCGCGGGCGACCTGTACATCGCCGGCGCCGGAGTCGCACGCGGCTACCGCGGGCGCGCGACGGCGACGGCGGAACGCTTCGTACCCGACCCGTTCGGGGAGCCCGGCACGCGGATGTACCGCACCGGCGACATGGCGCGCTGGACCCGCGGCGGCGAGCTGGTCTTCGTCGGCCGGGCCGACGACCAGGTCAAGGTCCGCGGCTTCCGCATCGAGCTCGGCGAGATCGAGACCGCGCTCGCCGCACACCCGGCGGTCACCCGGGCCGTGGCGGTCGTGCGCGAGGACCTGCCCGGTACGCGCCGGCTCCTCGCCTACGCAGTCACCGACGAGGACACCGGCGAGCTCCGCGGACATCTGCGCCGCAGCCTCCCCGCGTACATGGTCCCCGCGAGCGTCATCGCGCTGACCGAGCTGCCGCTGACACCCAACGGCAAGGTGGACCGGGCCGCGCTGCCCGCGCCCGTGGACGCCACCGCGCTGTCGCGGGCGCCGCGCGGGGAGCGCGAGGAGCTGCTGTGCGGACTTTTCGCCGAGATCCTCGGGCTCGCGGAGGCTGGAGTCGGCGTGGACGACGGCTTCTTCGAGCTGGGCGGCGACAGCATCCTGTCGATCCAGCTCGTCTCCCGCGCCCGGCGCAGCGGCGTCGGCCTGTCCGTGCGGGACGTGTTCGAGCACCAGAGCCCGGCGGCCCTCGCCGAGGTCGCGGACTGGTCGGGTCAGGGCGCCGCGGCGGACGTGGTGGACGAGCCCGTCGGCACGTTCCCGCCGCTGCCCATCGTGGCGCGCATGGTGGAACGCGGCGGCGACTGGCGCGGCTACAACCAGTCCCGCGTGGTGCGCACCCCGGCGGGCCTGACCGAACCGGCGCTGCTGCGAGGCGTGCAGACGCTGCTGGACCATCACGACGTACTCCGCTCGCGCCTCACCGCCCCGTCCGCCGACGGCCCCGGTGCACAGCGCGCCCTGGAGTCCGAGGTGCTGCCCGTCGGCGCCGTACGGGCCGGGGACTGCGTCGTCCGCGTGGACGCGTCTGGCGGTGCGGGGGAGGAGGAGTGGTCCGCCCTGGTACGTACGGAGGCGGCACGGGCCCGCGAGGCACTGGACCCGGCCGCCGGGGCGATGGTGCGGCTCGTCTGGCTCGATGCCGGTCAACTCCGCTCCGGAGCACTGGTGTTCGTGGCGCACCACCTCGTCGTGGACGGGGTGTCCTGGCGGGTGCTGCTGCCCGACCTGGCCAAGGCGGCCGGGCCGGGGGACACGGCCCTGGCGCCCGTCGGCACGTCGGTGCGCCGCTGGTCGACGGAGCTCGCGGCGCAGGCCGCGTCCCCGGAGCGGCTGGCGGAGCTGCCCCGGTGGGAGTCGGTGCGCGACACCGCCCCGCTCGTCGGCAACGGCGCCCTCGACCCCGTACGGGACACCCACGGCACGGCGGGGCACCGCACCACCGAGCTGCGGCCCGAGCTGACGCGGACCGTGCTGACCCGCACGGCGGGGTTGTTCAACGCCGGTGTGGACGACGTCCTGCTGACGGGCTTCGCCCTGGCGCTCTCGCGCTGGGCGGGCCGCGAGGAGCACTCCTGGGTGCTGGACCTGGAGAGCCACGGCCGCGACGAGAACCTGCTGACCGGTGCCGAACTGTCGCGCACCGTCGGGTGGTTCACCACCCAGTACCCGGTACGGCTGGAGGCCGGACCCGTGGCCTGGAGCGACGTCACCGCGGGCCGCGAGGCGGTCGGCGAGGCGATCAAGCGGGTCAAGGAGCAGCTGCGCGGCACCCCGGGGCGGGGCACCGGATACGGGCTGCTCCGCCACCTCGCCCCCGGCACCGCCCGGATTCTGGCGGCCCATCCGCAGCCGCGGATCGGTTTCAACTACCTGGGCCGGTTCACCACCTCCGCCACCGACGAGGCGGGCGGCGACTGGACGGTCCTGGCCGGCGGCGTCGCGGGCCAGCCCGCGACCGCGCCGCTCGCCCACGTCCTGGACGTCAATGCCGCCGCCCAGCAGGACCCCGACGGCGGCCTCGTCCTGCGCGTGAACTGGACCTGGGCGAGCCGGCTCCTTCCGGAGACCGAGGTGGAGGCGCTGGCCGGCCTGTGGACGCAGGCCCTGGCGGGCATCGCCGCGTACACCGAAGACCCGGGGGCCGGCGGACTCACCCCGGCCGACGCGGCGCTGACCTCGCTGAGTCAGGAAGAGCTGGACCTGCTCGAAGACGATTGGGAGATCTGA